The Sphingobacteriales bacterium region GGCCAATGTTGTGGCAGGTGTGGCCTTTGGCAAAAATACCATGCCTGTCGATACACATGTCTACCGTGTTGCTCAGCGGATGGGGCTTGCACGTCCTTCCAAAACACCTCTGGAAGTTGAAAAACAATTACTTGAGATTATTCCTGAAGAAAAATTGTACTATTTTCATCATTGGCTGATATTGTTCGGGAGAAACGTTTGTCAGGCCAGAAAGCCGAAATGCCATGAATGTTTTATCTCCTCTTATTGTGATTTCTACAGCAACTCAGTCAGGTAAAGCCTTACTTTGAAAAGTAGTTTTTGGTGTAAAAGTCGAAATACGATTTAACTTCCTGTTTTTTGACCATTTCGGTCAGATTTTCCTGAAGAATGATGAAAATCTGAGGATTTCTGTTTTTTATTTTTGTCAGAAAGTTTTCATCTGACTTGATACCTGCAAGATATTCGAAGGCCTTTTCTTTATCAGGGAATTCACGCACAATTATCAGCTGAAGGTCGTTGTTGAGCATGATGCTGTTGATTTCGAGGTTTGCCATGCCATAAAATTTAGCATTGTATTCCGAGAAGGCAGTCTTGATCTCATTGGAATTATATTTTCTGCTTTCAAAGGCATAAACAAAGTAATGAGGGGCTTTATTGTCGAGAATAAAAGCCGGTTTCTCAGTTCCGGGTTCATCTTTTTTCCCTTCTTTGTTCGTTGTACTGCCGTCAGAAATAACAATTTCATTGTTCAGGTAAGCCAGCAGGTTGCTGACTTCATCATTCAGTTTGTTTTCTTTGCCATAACTTTTTTGAAAGTCGGTCAGTGCTTTTATCAGCTCATCCTTTTTCATGTTTTTCGCATTGCAGATAATGCTTAAATATTCAAAGTATGGCCGGAGTTGATGACCTGAATATTTTGTTTTACTGATTTCATTGTTTTCCTGAACTTTTTTACAGTCATTGGCGAGGTAATATTCATAAGTCTGACTGTAAAGCTGCTGTATTTCAGTGTTTCTTGCCAATAATTTTTCTTTGAAATAGTCAGGGTTTTCGAGTAAAATGACGAAGTCGGAATTAGGGAAATCACGTTGCAATGCTTCCTTATGGGCTGATTTTTTATCAGCGTCAGCAGGTTTTGTATAAAGCAGGTAAAGATTGTAATGCAGATATGCTGCATATTTACTATCAGGATACTTTTTCAGGAGCTTTTCATAAGACTGAATGGCGCTTGCAGTATCTTTCAGGCTTTCCAGAAAGATGTCACCTGCACGTTTGAGGGCTTCGATCTCGCGCTTACGCGATGCTTCCATCTGGGCAGGCGTAAAGGGTATGTCGGTGTAATACTTTTGCTTCTCTTTCGGAATGTTTTTCAGAAATGAGTCAATTTGTTTCTTTTCCGTTTCTGATAACACTGCTACGATATCTTCAATGGCCTCTTCTTTTTCGGTTTCTTCTTCAACTTCACCAAAGTCAGTATTTTTCTGACTGATACGCCAGTTGTCTTCCAGCTTACGTTTCCCCCATTTTACCATGAACTCGGATTTACCAAGTGTCATGGCTGACTGGTTATAAAAATACCATTTAGCTTTTCCTGACAGATTATCGTCCATTCCGGGGGGTTGCATATAGCCTTGCTGGCGGCTTTGCATCATTTGCCGGCTCATTCTCATTTCCTGCTCTTCAGCCATTTTGCGCTCCTGTTCGGCTTTCTCCTTTTCCCGGATTTGTTTCAGCTCGTTTTCGTATGCAATGTTTATAAGGCTGTCTCTTGATTTTTCAGGTAGCCTTGCCAGATATTGGAGGCTGTCTTCTGCTTCAGCTGTTACAATGTATTTGACAAGGTCAGCCAGCATCTTGTTTCTTGCAGATATTTTATCGTAATCAGGATAGTTCTCATTAAGATTGGTGATGGTGCTGTCGTAATAACTTTTTGCCAGTTTGTAATTCTGCATTGAAAAATAATAATCAGCCAGTTTCATAAATGCAACACCTTTCAGGTTTTCATTCGACTGATTGTATTTGATGCTGAGTTTCAGATATTCTTCGGCTTTTTTGGTATTATTCAACTTGAGTTCGAGCAACCCCAGTTCAAGGTAAATCTGGTCGAAATACTGTATATTTTTATCATCCAGCAACATTTTTTCAAGTAAACCACGGATGGGTCGGGCGCTTTTTTCATCTGTAACCGAGTAGCAGTGCGATATTTCAATTTTTGAATGAAATGCCATTTCATAGGGAGGATTCCGTTTAATCACTTTCTCATAATATTCGGTTGCCTGTTTGAGATTTCCTGTTTTCTGAAGCAATTGTGCAATAATAAATAGATACCTTGATTTATTGGTCTTTTTATTTTCATATTTGACAGCTTCTTTGAGGTTGTTTGAGGCAGCGAGGTAATTTTCATTTTTAATGTCAACCATTGCCTCGGTTAGCAAAAGCTCCTTCAGAATCTGATTTGAAAAGGCTGTATTGCTTTTGATAAGAGTAATGAAAGCTTTGGTTTCCCCGTATTTTTTCTGCTGATACATACATCTGGCTATCCAGACCTGTGCCTCCTGAGCGATGGTGCTTCCCTGATATTCGTCTTCAATATATTGCAGTGTTTCGAGTGCGGAAAAATAATCACCCCTGTAAAAATATGCCTTGCCTATCAGAAGGTAACTGTCGTCTATCCAGTTGCTGAGTTTTTTCTTTTCAAGAATCTTGGAACATTTTGTCAGAATAAAGTCAACATTGGAGGAATTTGCTTTTCCTGAGGTTTCATCAGGAAATTTAAGTACATGAAGAATATTGGTATAGTCGTCAACATAGTTGGTTTCGGTTTGATTGACAACTTTCAGATAACTTTGATAGGCATTGAAGTAAATATTGTAGTGGGCAGTCAGGTTTTGATAAAATTTATCTATTTTGGAATTTTTTAAGGAAGCACAACCGGTGAGCGACAATACGGCCACCCAAATGAAAATCTGAAATAGAAATTTACGCAAGACCTTTAAATTTTAACCTAATACTAACTAACTTTGAAGCCGCAAAAATATTTTAATTCAGGAGATAATTTAACAATTTTTCATGGCAGAAAGGCAAAACCGTTCATTGGGCGAAAAGCTCAAAGCCAGATACAGACTCATCATCAGAGCGGAAGACAGCCTTGAAGAGAAAACCTCCTTTAAACTGACCAGGTTAAATGTTATCATGTTTATCAGTACCTCGCTGGTATTGGGTTTTCTTGCCGTTTTTTTCATCATTGCCTACACTTCACTTCGCCAATATATTCCGGGTTATGGTGATTTTAACACCATCAGGAAGTTTACGGAATTAAACCAGAAATATGATTCACTGGAAAGAGCTCTTTCCAATCAGGTCAGTTATCTGGAAAATATCCGGAACATTTATACCGGTAACATTGAGCAATATTCATCCAGTGCCTATCCCAGAAATGATTCGTTAAAAGTGATGCCAAAATCAGACCCCAGGAAGAAATCAAAAGAAGATTCAATTCTGAGGCAACAGGTGGAGTCGGAGGAAACCTTCAGCCTGGTAGCCGGAGAAGAAGATAATTCAGCACAAAAACTGAAAAATCTTGTTTTATTTCCTCCTGTCAAAGGAATAGTTACTGAAAAATTCAACATGGCTCAGGGCCATTATGCAATCGACATTGCAACGGCTCCAAACACAGCCATTAAGTCGGTCATGGATGGTGTGGTGGTGTTTGCCGACTGGAGCATAAATACAGGCTTTACCATCATGATCCAGCACAAAAGAAATATGATATCTGTTTACAAACATAATTCAGCATTATTGAAAAATGTCGGGCAGGTGGTCAGAGCGGGAGAGGTTATTGCAGTAGCTGGCGATACCGGTGAACTTAGCCATGGCCCTCACCTGCATTTTGAACTCTGGTATGATGGCAATCCGGTGGACCCTGAAAAATATATTTTATTTTAAGTTTGTTTATACTTTTGCACAAAAATATAATCGTCAGATGAAAAAGAATATGGAAGAAAATCTGAATTCGTTCAGTTTAATAAACGCTAACACAAAATTTGTCGGGGAAATTAATTCAGACTCCGATTTAAGAATAGACGGAACAGTTGAAGGGAACATAAATTCTAAAGCAAAGGTTATATTAGGAAACGGTGCAACGGTAAAGGGTAATATTAATTGCCAGAATGCTGATATTTCCTGTCAGGTAGTCGGAACAATTATCGTGGAAGACACTATTAAATTGAGTTCAACTGCCAATATCAAAGGCGATATTTTCACCAAAAAGCTTATCGTGGAAAACGGAGCCATATTCAATGGTAAGTGTGAAATGGGTGGCGATTTTTCGAAAATCACGAGGGAAAAACTGGCACCCCAGCAAACCTCATTATTCAGTAAAACCTCTGAAAAAAGCAGTGAAGCCTGATTTTAAACATCCATCATTCATTAAATATTCAGCACTCGGGTTTCAGATAGTTGCAACGGTTTTGGCAGGCGTTTTAACAGGGCAATGGCTCGACAGACAATTTCCAAATAAATATTCACTGTTTACAATCATTTTATCTCTCATTATGATTGCCATTGCTTTATTTCAGGTGTACCGTTCACTTCTAAAATAATCAAATTTTCAGGCAATATGAAAAAAGACTTTTCCGTAGCATATCTGTTGTTTTCATTCGTCATTGGAATAATAACCGCAATATCCGTATTTACTTTTATTCCTCAGGGTCTTAAAACAGGTGTGGTGAGCAATGCAGCTTTCTTTTTCTTCGTTACATACCTCTTTGGAATCCTTTTAATCGTTTTTCTTGAAAAAGCCCGCCAGCAGGCCACAGGTCTTATTCTGTCGCTGGTTTTTCTGAAAATGATTGTTGCCGTTGTCTATTTTTTACTTGTTTTTAAGCGCTATGATGAAATGCTGATATATTTCACCTTTTCTTTCTTTATCAGTTATTTGATTTTTACTACCTTTGAAGTCGCATTTATTGTTCGAAAACTAAATAAAAAGCAATAAAAAACCAGATTTTCATGAGGAACCTGACAGTTTTTTTTCTCATTAACCTCTTCCTATTGTATCGCTCGGTTGCAGCTCAATCTCCTCAGAAAGAAAATGATTTCAATCTGGTTGAATTTGCTATGCATCACATAGGTGATTCTTATTCTTGGGATTTCTATACTGTTGACCACAAAACAGTCGGTATAAATTTGCCCAGAATTCTTTTCAATCCTCTGAATAAAAAAATTGATTTTTTCTGGTCAACTCACAGAGCAGTTGAATATGGCTATCTTGAAGAGCATGAATTTAATCCTGAAGCCATTCATGGTGCTTTACTGGTACCTCAGTCAAAAGAATCGCTTGAAAGCCTTGCCGACAGCCTGAAACTTGCTCCCGACAGTGCCTCTGCTGCTCTCTGGCAAGTCAGACTGAATGAAAAAATTAAGGAATCAAGACCACTCGACTTCTCAATTACCAAAAATGTATTGTTCCTGTTTTTTGCTTCCGTTTTATTGCTTTCCATTTTTATATCCATAGCCAGACGTTATCAGAAAAATCCAAACACACCTCCAAAAGGATTGCAATCGGCTCTTGAGCCGGTGATTATTTTTATCAGGGATGATATTGCCAAAACCTATCTCCCTCATCATTACGAGAAATACCTTCCGTTATTGCTGAATTTCTTCTTTTTCATCTGGTTTCTCAATATGATGGGACTTATTCCATTCAGTGGAAATGTAACCGGCAACATTGCCGTTACGGCAAGTCTGGCACTCATTACCATGGTAGTTACCAATGTGAGTGCTAAAAAACATTACTGGGGGCATATACTTTGGTTTCCCGGAGTTCCCGTTTTTGTAAAACCCATCATGTTTGTCGTGGAGCTGGTCAGCGTTTTCACCAAACCATTTGCCTTGACTATACGACTTTTTGCCAACATTACCGCAGGCCATCTGGTTATTATTTCGTTCATTTCGCTGATATTTATTTTTGGGAAGCTTGGGCAGGTGCCGGCAGCCGGATGGGCTACTTCCGTAGTTTCAGTTGCTTTTGCCCTTTTTATCGATTTAATTGAGATTTTAATTGCATTATTGCAGGCATATATTTTTACAACATTATCAGCCTTGTTTATCGGACAGGCTGTTGAACATGGTCATTAACAATTAATTAATTAAAACTATGATTTTATTAGATTTAGGATTAGGATTAGGTGCCGGACTCGCAGCCGGACTCGCAGTTTTAGGTGCAGGTATTGGTATCGGGCAAATTGGCGGAAATGCAGCTCAGGCTATTGCACGCCAGCCTGAAGCCAGTGGAAAAATCAATGGTGCTATGATCATTACTGCCGCTATGATCGAAGGTGTTGCACTTTTCGGTGTGGTGCTGGGTGTTATTATCATTGGTAAAGTTGCTTAATTAGCCTTCTCGGCTGATTGGCTGTTTTTTAATCTTTTGGAAAAATAAATCTGATGATTTTACTCAATGCTTTGTTAACGCCCGGAATTGGGTTAATGTTCTGGACAATTGTCATTTTTCTCTTACTTTTGGTTGTCTTGCGAAAATTTGCATGGAAACCTATTGTCAATGCGCTTAAAGAGCGGGAAAAAGGGATAGAGGAGGCATTGCATCAGGCAGAAAAAGCCCGTCAGGAAGTTCAGGAACTGGTGGCTAAAAATGTTCAGCTGATTGTGGAAGGACAAATGGAAAGAGATTCTATTATTAAAGAAGCCAGAGAAAGGGCAGAGCAGATTCTTGAAAAAGCAAAAGAAGATGCAAAAACAGAAAGCAAGCGGATTCTTTCGGAAGCCCACCAGATGATTCTGCGTCAGCGTGACGAGGCAGTACGTGATCTTAAAAATGAATTAAGCGATATTATTATTGAGACTACCACGGCAATCATCCGGAAAGAACTTGCTGACCCTGAACACCATAAACGCCTTATTGAAGAAAAAATCAAAGATTTGTCCTGATCTTTATGAGTAGCCGGATTACCAAACGATATGCCTCGGCATTTCTTGAATTTTCAGAAAGAAATGCAATCACGGAAATGACCATAACCGATGTAAAACATTTTCTTGAAGCATGCCGTGAAAATAAAGAATTTCTTGTTTTTCTGAAAAGTCCGGTCGTTAAAGTCAGCAAAAAGAAAAAGGTGCTTCATGCTGCTTTTGAGAATGTATTTTGCCGGGAGACGCTCAATTTTATCGACCTGATTGCTGACAACCAAAGGGAAAACCTCCTGTTTGAAATTTTTACCGAATTTCTGGAATTATACAAACAGAAAAATGGCATTGTAACAGCAGAGCTTACCACCGCAGTACCCGTTGACAGGGAGCTGGCTGAAAAAATCAAGGAATTTGTCAGAAAAGTCAGTAGTTCAAAAAGCGTTGAACTGGTCAATAAAACTGATCCTTCCATCATCGGGGGATTTAAAATTAAATTTCATGATAAATTGCTGGATGCCACCATTGTTCATGAATTGAAAGAGATAAGAAAAAGAATGATTAAATAAACGAAAATGCAGAAGATAAATCCAAGTGAAATATCATCCATATTGAGAAGAGAACTTGCAGGCACCGATACCAAAGCCTCACTGGAAGAAGTTGGATATGTGCTGGAGGTAGGTGACGGTATTGCAAGGGCATACGGACTTTTAGCCGTTGGTGCAGGTGAATTGGTTGTCTTTGAGGATGGTACAAACGGAATTGTGCTTAACCTTGAAGAAGATAACGTGGGTATTGTGTTGATGGGTGAATCGAAAAATATTCACGAGGGAGATGTGGTGAGAAGAACCAAACGAATTGCATCGGTAATGGTGTCGGAAGAAATGTTGGGAAGGGTTATTAATCCGTTGGGTGAGCCTCTTGATGCCAAAGGTCCTATTGGTGGTGAAAAATATGAAATGCCGCTGGAAAGAATTGCCCCCGGTGTTATTTTCAGGCAGCCGGTAAATGAACCTCTGCAAACAGGTATAAAAGCTATTGATGCCATGATCCCTATTGGCAGGGGACAACGTGAGCTGATCATTGGTGACCGGCAGACCG contains the following coding sequences:
- a CDS encoding tetratricopeptide repeat protein, producing the protein MRKFLFQIFIWVAVLSLTGCASLKNSKIDKFYQNLTAHYNIYFNAYQSYLKVVNQTETNYVDDYTNILHVLKFPDETSGKANSSNVDFILTKCSKILEKKKLSNWIDDSYLLIGKAYFYRGDYFSALETLQYIEDEYQGSTIAQEAQVWIARCMYQQKKYGETKAFITLIKSNTAFSNQILKELLLTEAMVDIKNENYLAASNNLKEAVKYENKKTNKSRYLFIIAQLLQKTGNLKQATEYYEKVIKRNPPYEMAFHSKIEISHCYSVTDEKSARPIRGLLEKMLLDDKNIQYFDQIYLELGLLELKLNNTKKAEEYLKLSIKYNQSNENLKGVAFMKLADYYFSMQNYKLAKSYYDSTITNLNENYPDYDKISARNKMLADLVKYIVTAEAEDSLQYLARLPEKSRDSLINIAYENELKQIREKEKAEQERKMAEEQEMRMSRQMMQSRQQGYMQPPGMDDNLSGKAKWYFYNQSAMTLGKSEFMVKWGKRKLEDNWRISQKNTDFGEVEEETEKEEAIEDIVAVLSETEKKQIDSFLKNIPKEKQKYYTDIPFTPAQMEASRKREIEALKRAGDIFLESLKDTASAIQSYEKLLKKYPDSKYAAYLHYNLYLLYTKPADADKKSAHKEALQRDFPNSDFVILLENPDYFKEKLLARNTEIQQLYSQTYEYYLANDCKKVQENNEISKTKYSGHQLRPYFEYLSIICNAKNMKKDELIKALTDFQKSYGKENKLNDEVSNLLAYLNNEIVISDGSTTNKEGKKDEPGTEKPAFILDNKAPHYFVYAFESRKYNSNEIKTAFSEYNAKFYGMANLEINSIMLNNDLQLIIVREFPDKEKAFEYLAGIKSDENFLTKIKNRNPQIFIILQENLTEMVKKQEVKSYFDFYTKNYFSK
- a CDS encoding M23 family metallopeptidase, with the translated sequence MAERQNRSLGEKLKARYRLIIRAEDSLEEKTSFKLTRLNVIMFISTSLVLGFLAVFFIIAYTSLRQYIPGYGDFNTIRKFTELNQKYDSLERALSNQVSYLENIRNIYTGNIEQYSSSAYPRNDSLKVMPKSDPRKKSKEDSILRQQVESEETFSLVAGEEDNSAQKLKNLVLFPPVKGIVTEKFNMAQGHYAIDIATAPNTAIKSVMDGVVVFADWSINTGFTIMIQHKRNMISVYKHNSALLKNVGQVVRAGEVIAVAGDTGELSHGPHLHFELWYDGNPVDPEKYILF
- a CDS encoding polymer-forming cytoskeletal protein, yielding MKKNMEENLNSFSLINANTKFVGEINSDSDLRIDGTVEGNINSKAKVILGNGATVKGNINCQNADISCQVVGTIIVEDTIKLSSTANIKGDIFTKKLIVENGAIFNGKCEMGGDFSKITREKLAPQQTSLFSKTSEKSSEA
- a CDS encoding AtpZ/AtpI family protein; translated protein: MKPDFKHPSFIKYSALGFQIVATVLAGVLTGQWLDRQFPNKYSLFTIILSLIMIAIALFQVYRSLLK
- the atpB gene encoding F0F1 ATP synthase subunit A, with the protein product MRNLTVFFLINLFLLYRSVAAQSPQKENDFNLVEFAMHHIGDSYSWDFYTVDHKTVGINLPRILFNPLNKKIDFFWSTHRAVEYGYLEEHEFNPEAIHGALLVPQSKESLESLADSLKLAPDSASAALWQVRLNEKIKESRPLDFSITKNVLFLFFASVLLLSIFISIARRYQKNPNTPPKGLQSALEPVIIFIRDDIAKTYLPHHYEKYLPLLLNFFFFIWFLNMMGLIPFSGNVTGNIAVTASLALITMVVTNVSAKKHYWGHILWFPGVPVFVKPIMFVVELVSVFTKPFALTIRLFANITAGHLVIISFISLIFIFGKLGQVPAAGWATSVVSVAFALFIDLIEILIALLQAYIFTTLSALFIGQAVEHGH
- the atpE gene encoding ATP synthase F0 subunit C encodes the protein MILLDLGLGLGAGLAAGLAVLGAGIGIGQIGGNAAQAIARQPEASGKINGAMIITAAMIEGVALFGVVLGVIIIGKVA
- the atpF gene encoding F0F1 ATP synthase subunit B, coding for MILLNALLTPGIGLMFWTIVIFLLLLVVLRKFAWKPIVNALKEREKGIEEALHQAEKARQEVQELVAKNVQLIVEGQMERDSIIKEARERAEQILEKAKEDAKTESKRILSEAHQMILRQRDEAVRDLKNELSDIIIETTTAIIRKELADPEHHKRLIEEKIKDLS
- the atpH gene encoding ATP synthase F1 subunit delta; translated protein: MSSRITKRYASAFLEFSERNAITEMTITDVKHFLEACRENKEFLVFLKSPVVKVSKKKKVLHAAFENVFCRETLNFIDLIADNQRENLLFEIFTEFLELYKQKNGIVTAELTTAVPVDRELAEKIKEFVRKVSSSKSVELVNKTDPSIIGGFKIKFHDKLLDATIVHELKEIRKRMIK